From the genome of Nicotiana sylvestris chromosome 2, ASM39365v2, whole genome shotgun sequence, one region includes:
- the LOC138885658 gene encoding uncharacterized protein, which translates to MLPMINYDIKKNGNMLNRSQQLQLIRPVGREEVKQALLGIDDNKAPGCDEYNSYFFKKIWHIVGEEITTVVQDFFESANMCKAINCTTIILIPKIQNLTNIRDFRPSSCNTILNKLISKVITTRMQGVMDRLVDNYQADFVPGRLITDNILMSHELVKGYGRKSISPRCMLKIDMQKTYDLWSGASGLVANPNKSCIYFGGVNQLTQQQIMETLGYKKEELPFRYLGVPLSNKRLSTIQCAPLIEKMLHRIQNWTTKYLSYAGDAEPTKKALIAWERLCSPKVVGGLNFIDVTLWNESAICKLLWNICTRKEKLWVHWVHTYYVKGQAMWNIEPKNASWTI; encoded by the exons ATGCTACCAATGATCAACTATGACATAAAGAAGAATGGCAATATGCTAAACAGGAGTCAACAACTACAGTTAATCAGACCAGTCGGCAGGGAAGAAGTGAAGCAAGCTTTATTGGGCATTGATGACAACAAGGCACCAGGGTGTGATGAATATAACTCCTACTTCTTTAAAAAGATATGGCACATTGTAGGAGAGGAAATAACTACAGTAGTTCAAGATTTCTTTGAGAGTGCTAATATGTGTAAAGCCATTAATTGCACAACAATCATACTGATTCCAAAGATCCAGAATCTAACAAACATAAGAGACTTCAGACCTAGTTCATGCAATACAATTTTAAACAAGCTCATCTCTAAAGTGATAACCACAAGAATGCAAGGGGTAATGGATAGACTGGTGGATAATTATCAAGCTGATTTTGTACCAGGAAGGCTGATCACAGATAACATTCTGATGAGTCATGAGCTAGTAAAAGGTTATGGAAGGAAGAGTATCTCCCCTAGATGTATGCTTAAGATTGACATGCAAAAAACATATGATCTGTGGAGTGGAG CATCAGGACTGGTTGCTAATCCAAACAAGAGTTGCATCTATTTTGGAGGGGTGAATCAGTTGACTCAGCAACAAATTATGGAGACTCTTGGTTATAAAAAAGAAGAATTGCCTTTCAGATATTTAGGGGTTCCATTGAGTAATAAGAGACTATCTACTATACAATGTGCGCCACTAATTGAGAAAATGTTGCACAGAATTCAGAACTGGACAACAAAGTACTTATCATATGCAG GAGATGCTGAACCAACAAAGAAGGCCTTGATAGCTTGGGAAAGACTTTGCTCACCTAAGGTTGTAGGGGGATTGAATTTCATAGATGTGACTTTATGGAATGAATCTGCTATTTGTAAGTTGCTATGGAATATATGTACTAGAAAGGAGAAGCTATGGGTGCATTGGGTACATACTTACTATGTCAAAGGCCAAGCAATGTGGAATATAGAACCAAAGAATGCTTCCTGGACAATTTAG